In Gammaproteobacteria bacterium (ex Lamellibrachia satsuma), a single genomic region encodes these proteins:
- a CDS encoding IS3 family transposase (programmed frameshift), which translates to MKERKKYSKEFKLDAVSLVLEQEYTRREAANSLGINAQMLGRWVKEHQAEDGQAFRGNGKLSSEQEEIRKLKAQVKRLEMEKEILKKGNGILCSRNEVKYSFITQHKNAYPISLQCQVLGVSRNGYYQYQRGLGNRPDRIHQEMLEWVEDIAKSSDYTYGSRRMKKALNVLGYPVSRNKARKLMREANVQARQRRKYKVTTNSNHQQSVFNNLLKREFAVAQPDHVYAADVTYVWTQEGWLYLAVVIDLYSRKVVGWSMSSRMKAKLVCDALQMAIWRRRPKGGLIHHSDRGSQYASKAFRRLLKAHDINGSMSRKGDCWDNAVVESFFGSLKQERVHWRSYQTRYEAQQDILEYISMFYNSTRLHSYLDYMSPNDFEQQMMAQKKAA; encoded by the exons ATGAAAGAACGAAAGAAATATTCGAAGGAATTCAAGCTAGACGCGGTCAGTCTGGTTCTTGAGCAGGAATATACTCGAAGGGAAGCAGCAAACAGTCTGGGCATCAATGCCCAAATGCTGGGGCGCTGGGTGAAAGAACATCAGGCAGAAGATGGGCAGGCATTTCGAGGCAATGGCAAGTTGAGTTCTGAACAGGAAGAAATCAGGAAGCTCAAGGCTCAGGTTAAACGCCTTGAGATGGAGAAAGAAATCTTAAAAAAAG GCAACGGTATTCTTTGCAGCAGAAACGAAGTGAAATATTCGTTCATCACCCAGCATAAGAATGCCTATCCAATCAGCTTGCAATGTCAGGTTTTGGGTGTGAGTCGTAATGGTTACTACCAGTATCAAAGGGGCTTGGGTAACAGGCCAGACCGAATACATCAGGAGATGCTGGAGTGGGTTGAGGATATCGCCAAGAGTTCAGACTACACTTATGGCAGTCGCAGAATGAAAAAAGCCTTGAATGTCCTGGGCTATCCGGTGAGTCGGAATAAGGCAAGGAAGTTAATGCGTGAAGCCAATGTACAGGCGCGTCAGCGCAGGAAATATAAGGTTACGACAAACAGTAACCACCAGCAGTCGGTTTTTAACAACCTGCTCAAGCGAGAGTTTGCTGTGGCCCAGCCCGATCATGTCTATGCGGCGGACGTGACTTATGTATGGACCCAGGAAGGCTGGTTATACCTGGCGGTAGTGATAGACCTGTATTCACGTAAAGTGGTCGGCTGGAGCATGAGTTCCCGGATGAAGGCAAAGCTGGTCTGTGATGCATTGCAAATGGCGATCTGGCGACGTCGACCGAAGGGCGGATTGATTCACCACTCAGATCGTGGTTCTCAATATGCCAGCAAGGCTTTTCGGCGGTTACTCAAAGCCCATGATATCAATGGCAGTATGAGCAGGAAGGGTGACTGCTGGGATAATGCTGTAGTGGAAAGCTTCTTTGGCAGCCTCAAGCAGGAACGGGTGCATTGGAGAAGCTACCAGACACGTTACGAAGCCCAGCAGGACATATTGGAATATATTTCCATGTTTTATAATAGTACGCGGCTGCATTCATACCTGGATTATATGAGTCCGAATGATTTTGAGCAGCAAATGATGGCGCAGAAAAAAGCGGCTTAA
- a CDS encoding AAA family ATPase yields MAYWTTYKRNPLLLESPGEWETVTDEDAQAVWSRIPQLQRNALPQIESLDYRVLRIPLPFYPGHHLYEFVIPELTPVLPCYALVGPDDMQVLDWSDSTILKIGLLGSFRINEETVLDYVRFFCAHVAGCAHEAGRYGRFLLLETSDIPNGFTDKQLELLNRHFIPLTTAELTRGREDDTFNFPVMIRSQRSIAKSKVSVTLTGQVNIELDEFVAGMFPLVEGRPTNADYPGKPTFDFNDGWQPLGSMDATLRKQLDGFDSISASPYGDALTYQKLSFIKDTVLLRILAEQPGIGFGMYALWSAQGLFPLNGRSAPIYEAIEREQFVPDNSTAVDYMQFFCTFVHAEQGPFRVVNRMDELNVIEQQDDKEVSISVDDNMESLLYPVAWYGDPEKPQWHFSAFNQYGGDLFRNTFKLKPSGELEMTDDVSVVTDIPHDPKRNEIQQISGTIPVTGAGGIKPADMAALIRKTSQMGKWPGYLNERELEASILSECVRLQLLHVLRAGQAAPLFEADLEADNESLLQAFTDFVCRLYPVMVLESSIPFIERIVGDLLEKRSSSVRFRSKVDAAPGNELKCVIPDLDDNSLLVLSMHHYRAIVRPEAVVYQLGVTDAGLLIGCDATSIIPTALQRVTDVVLTLGAIEPGQFRTLFCTLFDCEWPADAEENPLWQHYVTPGDFYQPVREMLQRRYNTTATHEEAGPFWSVADALAAIEARVIGRLSEVDSDESLGLDELHGLGEAKAILKDLLVDIRAAAAGEMAWSDMDRGMLLTGEPGTGKTLLARALARDCGVRFIQSSAARWIAGTDDLSGHLRAMQASFAEARRNAPCILFIDELDSIGNRELFEGRNRDYCTQVVDALLQELQGAVDREGVFVIGVTNHVRNVDPALTRAGRLDQIVYVPRPDRHALTEIIRLYLKPHAEENNLDSDVDEKALAGMALGATGADIEFFVRDAARRARKEGTSISHRHLAAAITRAPRSMGTTCIVSPQEQARTAVHEAGHVIAMLLCKHYPVRINMVSIIPRSNGSLGFTGAMPEDRHYLTRSACLEYLDVVQWTGTPQLSIIDLTEVEK; encoded by the coding sequence ATGGCTTACTGGACTACTTACAAACGGAATCCACTTTTGCTCGAGTCGCCGGGAGAGTGGGAGACCGTCACAGATGAGGATGCGCAGGCCGTGTGGTCCAGGATCCCGCAGCTCCAGCGGAACGCGTTACCGCAGATCGAAAGCCTTGACTACCGTGTGCTCAGGATTCCGCTGCCTTTTTATCCCGGTCACCATCTCTACGAATTTGTCATTCCCGAACTGACGCCTGTGTTGCCCTGTTACGCACTGGTCGGGCCAGATGATATGCAGGTGCTTGATTGGTCTGATTCCACGATTTTGAAGATCGGTCTGCTTGGCAGCTTCCGCATCAACGAAGAAACTGTACTTGATTACGTGCGTTTCTTCTGTGCACATGTGGCCGGATGTGCACATGAGGCCGGGCGCTACGGACGCTTTCTGCTGCTGGAAACCTCGGATATTCCAAATGGGTTCACCGACAAACAGCTTGAACTGCTGAACAGACATTTTATACCGTTGACCACTGCGGAGCTGACCAGGGGAAGGGAGGATGATACCTTTAATTTTCCGGTCATGATTCGCTCCCAGCGTAGTATCGCTAAGTCAAAGGTGAGCGTGACACTGACAGGTCAGGTGAATATCGAGCTGGATGAATTTGTAGCAGGCATGTTTCCCCTGGTCGAGGGCCGGCCAACCAATGCAGATTATCCGGGTAAACCAACGTTCGACTTCAATGATGGATGGCAACCATTGGGCAGCATGGATGCAACGCTTCGTAAACAGTTGGATGGCTTCGACAGCATCAGTGCATCACCATACGGTGATGCACTGACATATCAGAAATTATCCTTTATCAAGGACACCGTCCTGTTGCGTATTCTTGCAGAACAACCCGGAATAGGGTTTGGCATGTATGCGCTTTGGTCTGCACAGGGACTGTTTCCGCTCAACGGCCGTTCGGCGCCGATTTACGAAGCTATCGAACGCGAACAGTTCGTGCCTGATAATAGTACCGCGGTCGATTATATGCAGTTTTTCTGCACCTTTGTACATGCAGAACAGGGGCCATTCCGTGTGGTGAACCGAATGGATGAGCTCAATGTCATTGAGCAACAGGACGACAAAGAAGTGTCGATCTCCGTTGATGACAATATGGAGAGTCTGCTGTATCCGGTCGCCTGGTATGGTGATCCGGAAAAACCACAGTGGCATTTTAGTGCATTCAATCAGTATGGCGGTGACCTGTTTCGCAACACTTTTAAACTGAAACCGAGCGGCGAGTTGGAGATGACCGACGATGTATCTGTCGTCACGGACATACCGCACGACCCAAAACGTAACGAGATACAGCAGATAAGCGGCACGATCCCAGTTACGGGAGCTGGTGGCATCAAGCCTGCTGATATGGCTGCGTTGATCAGAAAAACCAGCCAAATGGGCAAGTGGCCCGGTTATCTTAACGAGCGCGAACTCGAAGCATCCATCCTGAGTGAATGCGTGCGACTGCAGTTGCTGCATGTGTTGCGGGCCGGGCAGGCGGCGCCTCTATTCGAAGCCGACCTGGAAGCTGATAATGAGAGCTTGCTGCAGGCATTCACCGATTTTGTTTGCCGCCTGTATCCTGTCATGGTGCTGGAGTCCTCGATACCCTTTATCGAAAGGATCGTCGGCGACTTACTGGAGAAGCGTTCCAGCAGTGTGCGATTTCGTTCGAAAGTGGATGCCGCACCAGGCAACGAGCTAAAGTGCGTTATCCCTGATCTGGACGACAATTCCCTGCTGGTGTTATCCATGCATCACTACAGGGCTATCGTGCGCCCTGAGGCTGTGGTATATCAGCTTGGAGTAACGGATGCGGGACTGCTAATCGGCTGCGATGCAACATCCATCATTCCAACCGCACTGCAACGGGTCACGGACGTGGTCCTGACGCTTGGCGCCATCGAGCCGGGGCAATTCAGGACACTGTTCTGCACGCTGTTCGATTGCGAATGGCCTGCCGATGCCGAGGAAAATCCATTATGGCAACACTACGTAACACCCGGTGACTTTTACCAGCCGGTACGCGAAATGCTGCAACGGCGTTACAACACGACTGCTACCCATGAAGAGGCCGGACCGTTCTGGTCAGTAGCGGATGCGCTGGCGGCAATCGAGGCGCGGGTAATCGGACGACTGTCCGAGGTTGATAGTGATGAGAGCCTCGGACTTGATGAATTGCATGGTCTGGGTGAGGCGAAGGCCATCCTCAAGGATCTGCTTGTCGATATTCGCGCCGCAGCAGCCGGCGAGATGGCTTGGTCGGATATGGATCGCGGTATGCTGCTTACCGGCGAACCCGGTACCGGCAAGACGCTACTTGCGCGCGCCCTGGCGCGTGATTGCGGAGTACGGTTTATCCAGTCGAGCGCAGCACGCTGGATCGCCGGCACGGATGACCTCAGTGGACATCTGCGCGCTATGCAGGCGAGCTTCGCGGAAGCGCGTCGCAACGCTCCCTGTATCCTGTTTATCGACGAACTCGATTCCATCGGAAACCGTGAGCTATTCGAGGGCCGCAATCGTGATTACTGCACCCAGGTGGTGGACGCACTGTTGCAGGAACTGCAGGGAGCTGTTGACCGTGAGGGTGTTTTTGTCATCGGTGTGACTAACCATGTTCGCAATGTCGACCCTGCACTGACTCGTGCCGGGCGTCTCGATCAGATTGTGTACGTACCACGTCCTGATCGCCATGCCCTGACCGAAATTATCCGTTTATACCTCAAGCCACATGCTGAGGAAAACAATCTTGACAGCGATGTTGATGAAAAGGCTCTGGCCGGGATGGCATTAGGGGCCACCGGTGCAGATATCGAATTTTTTGTACGTGACGCCGCCCGCCGTGCGCGCAAGGAAGGCACATCCATTAGCCATCGCCACTTGGCCGCAGCCATTACCCGCGCACCACGCAGCATGGGCACTACCTGTATCGTTTCCCCGCAGGAACAGGCACGTACTGCGGTACATGAGGCCGGCCATGTCATCGCGATGCTGTTGTGCAAACACTACCCTGTGCGCATCAATATGGTCTCGATCATTCCGCGCAGTAATGGCAGCCTGGGTTTTACCGGGGCCATGCCGGAGGATCGTCATTATCTGACCCGCAGTGCCTGCCTGGAATACCTTGACGTGGTCCAATGGACAGGTACACCCCAGTTAAGCATCATTGACTTAACTGAGGTAGAAAAATGA
- a CDS encoding IS701 family transposase, with translation MQAQRKNMERMEEVVAGADDQRLQHMLTESPWDHRAVLDQVALEADQWLGGTADTCLLLDESGLAKKGKHSVGVKRQWNGRQGKVDNCQVGVFAALGKGHLSTLIDERLYLPKEWVSNPARCRKVGIPEVERKHQSKSELALEMVRHQRTLGLRFAWVGADGGYGKDPAFLRGLEAMGETFVVDIHKDQQVYLEDPQPFIPESTTTRGRRRSRLQAQAARLRVDQWLNEQRDSEWQQVVLRDSSKGKLRVEILHHRVWLWDGKEAQAHQWHLIVRREVNSPETIKYTLSNAPEETPSHCLAKMQAQRFWVERSFQDGKSESGLADYQARKWKSWHHHMALVMMAMLFMLEERIVQKDDHPLLSCSDIESLLRAFLPRRDIERDEILRQMTKRHRKRQAAIDSQYRKQTLEQSVAG, from the coding sequence ATGCAAGCGCAGAGAAAGAACATGGAACGCATGGAAGAGGTGGTTGCAGGCGCAGATGATCAGCGTCTCCAGCATATGCTCACCGAGTCCCCGTGGGATCATCGTGCGGTGTTAGACCAAGTGGCGCTGGAAGCCGATCAATGGCTGGGTGGAACCGCGGATACCTGTCTGTTGCTCGATGAGAGTGGCCTTGCCAAGAAGGGTAAACATTCAGTGGGGGTTAAACGCCAATGGAATGGCCGCCAGGGCAAGGTGGATAACTGCCAGGTTGGTGTATTCGCAGCACTGGGTAAAGGGCACTTGTCCACGCTGATAGATGAACGTCTCTATCTACCCAAAGAGTGGGTATCGAACCCGGCTCGCTGTCGCAAGGTGGGTATCCCGGAAGTTGAACGGAAACATCAAAGCAAGTCAGAGTTGGCGCTGGAGATGGTGCGTCATCAGAGGACGCTTGGCCTGCGTTTTGCCTGGGTGGGTGCAGATGGGGGATACGGGAAGGATCCGGCTTTTCTGAGGGGTTTGGAGGCGATGGGTGAAACCTTTGTGGTGGACATCCACAAAGACCAACAGGTCTACCTGGAAGATCCACAGCCGTTCATACCGGAGAGCACGACAACGCGCGGTCGTCGTCGAAGTCGTCTGCAAGCCCAGGCAGCCCGTCTGCGCGTTGACCAGTGGCTCAATGAGCAACGGGACAGCGAGTGGCAGCAAGTGGTATTACGGGATAGCAGCAAGGGCAAACTGCGCGTCGAGATCCTGCATCATCGGGTTTGGCTTTGGGATGGAAAAGAAGCCCAGGCACATCAATGGCACCTGATTGTACGACGAGAGGTCAATTCACCGGAGACGATTAAATACACCTTGTCGAATGCACCGGAAGAAACGCCATCCCATTGTCTTGCAAAGATGCAGGCGCAGCGGTTCTGGGTTGAGCGTTCGTTCCAGGATGGTAAGAGTGAATCAGGTCTTGCTGATTATCAGGCCCGTAAATGGAAATCCTGGCATCACCATATGGCCTTGGTCATGATGGCGATGTTATTCATGCTCGAAGAGCGAATTGTGCAAAAAGATGATCACCCCTTACTCAGTTGTTCAGACATCGAATCGCTATTGCGTGCCTTCCTGCCACGGCGAGATATTGAACGCGATGAAATACTACGGCAAATGACGAAACGGCATCGTAAACGACAAGCGGCTATCGACTCCCAATATCGAAAACAGACGCTGGAACAGTCGGTTGCCGGGTGA